The window TGTGAAACGCGGCGACCAGCGCGCCGAACACCGCGGACATGATCAGCGGGTTCTGCACGATCTGCCGCAGCACCACGCCGAAGGCGTGCAGCAGCGAGGGATGGTCGCGGTCGGTGAGCTCGATCAGGAGCGGCACGATCGAGAACAGGAAGATGCTGTCGCAGCAGAAGATCAGCGCGGTCGGCGCCGCTGCCTTGGTGCCGAGCACGGCGAGCGCGAGCCCAGGGCCCATGTAGCCGATATTGCCGTAGGCGCCCGACAGGCCCGCAAGCGTCGCCTCGCGCAGCGACAGCCCTCCGATCAGCTTGCCCGCGATCATCGCCAGGAAGAACGCGATCACGGTTCCAAGCGTGGTGGCGATCAGGAATGGCGGGTTGTTCAGCTCGGCGAACGGTGTCTTCGACATGATCCCGAACAGCAGCGCCGGCAACGAAACGTAAAGCAGGAAGAAATTCATCCAGGCGAGCCCACTCTCGGGCAAACCCTTGGCTTTTCCGCACGCGTAGCCGATGAAGATCAAGCCGAAATACGGCAACGCCAGATTGAGGATATCGATCATTCTGAAAGTAGTTTCTCGGCCGGATTTCGGGTCGTTTCGGCCCGGCTGGAATCGGTAAACCGGGGTTAATTCGAGGCTTAGCCCCTAGCATCGGCCACAATGTTGGTCTATCGACGAACCATGATCAAAGCGCGCACCGCCAAATTCCAGATCGGGCAGATCGTCCGTCACCGGGTGTTCTCCTTCCGGGGCGTGATTTTTGATATCGACCCGGAGTTCAACAACACCGAGGAATGGTGGCTGTCGATCCCCGAGGACATGCGGCCGCACAAGGACCAGCCGTTCTATCATCTGCTCGCGGAAAACTCGGAGACCGAGTACGTCGCCTATGTGTCCGAGCAGAACCTGCTGCCCGACGATTCCGGCGAGCCGATCCGGCACTCGCAGGTGGCGGAGATCTTCGTGAAGGACAAGTCGGGCGGCTACCGTCCGCGCAACCCGTCGCTGAACTGACGCGCGGCGCCTGTCCGGCGACGGACGCGGCGGTGCTGCTTCCTGCTCATACCCCCTCACGCGCGGCCAGCGCCGCCGCGATCGCCCAGACCGCAAAACCCGCCAGCGCAAGTCCGGCGCCGACGAGACCGGTCGAGGTCCAGCCGTAACCGGCTGCGACGGCCATTCCGCCGAGCCACGGCCCCAGCGCATTGGCGACGTTGAAGGCGGAATGGTTGAGCGCCGCGGCGAGGCTTTGGGCTTCGCCCGCGACATCCATCAGCCGGGTCTGCAACACGGTGGCAAGCGCTCCGCCCAGCCCGATCAGGAACACGTCGGCGCTCAGCGTCCAGAAATTCGCCGCCGCCAGCGGATACAACGCCAGCGTCGCCGCCGACCACAGCAGCAGCCCGCCCGCGGTTGCCATCAGCGCGCGGTCGGCAAAGCGCGGCACGATGATGTTGCCGGCGGTGAGGCCAGCCCCGAACACGCATAGCGTGACGGGCACCAGCGCGGGCGACGTGTGCGTCACCGCCAGCATGGTCGACGCCAGATAAGTGTAGACCGAGAACAGTCCGCCGAAACCGATGGCGCCGATCCCAAGCGTCAGCCAGACGTGCTTGCGCCTGAGCGCCGAGAGTTCACGCAACGGGCTCGCGTTGCTGTTGGCGACGTCACGCGGGGCGAAGATCAGGACCAGGATGGCGGTCAGGAGCGCGAGACCGGCAACGATCGCGAAGGCCCAGCGCCAGCCGATCGCCTGCCCCACGCCATTTGCGAGCGGCACGCCGATCGTCGTCGCGATGGTGAGGCCGAGCAGCACGCGGCCGACGGCCGCCGTGCGCTTGTCGATCGGGACCAGCGAAGCCGCGACCAGCATGGCGATGCCGAAATAGGCGCCGTGCGGCAGCCCGGCGAGGAAGCGCAGCACCAGCATGGTGTGGTAGTCGGGCGCGAGCCCGGACAGGCCGTTCATCAGCGCAAAGAAGCCCATCAGCGCGATCAGCAGCGTCCGCCGCGCCATGCTCGCCGACAGCACAGCGATCACAGGCGCGCCCACCACGACGCCGAGCGCGTAGGCGCTGATCGCGTGACCGGCCTGGGGCTCACTGATGTGCAGATCATGGGCGAAGAACGGCAGCAGGCTCATGGTCGCGAATTCGGCGATGCCGATCGCGAACCCGCCCATCGCCAGCGCGAGATGAACGATGCCCGGATGAACGCTCCCGGGGGCGTTGTCCTGGTTGAGGCGCCCGCCGGCATCGGCCGGAGCACGCCCGGTCGGCGGC of the Bradyrhizobium quebecense genome contains:
- a CDS encoding AEC family transporter, with the translated sequence MIDILNLALPYFGLIFIGYACGKAKGLPESGLAWMNFFLLYVSLPALLFGIMSKTPFAELNNPPFLIATTLGTVIAFFLAMIAGKLIGGLSLREATLAGLSGAYGNIGYMGPGLALAVLGTKAAAPTALIFCCDSIFLFSIVPLLIELTDRDHPSLLHAFGVVLRQIVQNPLIMSAVFGALVAAFHIPIPVALDRTIQFLQNAAAPTALFVLGITVALRPFERVPWEVPGVVAIKLLIHPLLAFGLMLLFGPFAQPWAATAVLMASLPPALNVFVIARQNDTWIEPASVAVLIGTFASVVTLTSVMWFIQSGRLVFP
- the hspQ gene encoding heat shock protein HspQ produces the protein MIKARTAKFQIGQIVRHRVFSFRGVIFDIDPEFNNTEEWWLSIPEDMRPHKDQPFYHLLAENSETEYVAYVSEQNLLPDDSGEPIRHSQVAEIFVKDKSGGYRPRNPSLN
- a CDS encoding MFS transporter; its protein translation is MSQRVNTQRREPLSRPSEPPTGRAPADAGGRLNQDNAPGSVHPGIVHLALAMGGFAIGIAEFATMSLLPFFAHDLHISEPQAGHAISAYALGVVVGAPVIAVLSASMARRTLLIALMGFFALMNGLSGLAPDYHTMLVLRFLAGLPHGAYFGIAMLVAASLVPIDKRTAAVGRVLLGLTIATTIGVPLANGVGQAIGWRWAFAIVAGLALLTAILVLIFAPRDVANSNASPLRELSALRRKHVWLTLGIGAIGFGGLFSVYTYLASTMLAVTHTSPALVPVTLCVFGAGLTAGNIIVPRFADRALMATAGGLLLWSAATLALYPLAAANFWTLSADVFLIGLGGALATVLQTRLMDVAGEAQSLAAALNHSAFNVANALGPWLGGMAVAAGYGWTSTGLVGAGLALAGFAVWAIAAALAAREGV